The Hymenobacter sp. 5317J-9 genome has a window encoding:
- the map gene encoding type I methionyl aminopeptidase → MSGSIQYKTEEEIDLIRASAQLLAKAHGEVAGMVKEGVTTRQLDKRAEEFIRDHGGLPSFKGYNKFPFSLCLSPNSVVVHGFATDEPLKSGDILTVDCGVFLNGFHSDSAYTYPIGEVAPEVLALLRETKAALYKGIEQAVSGNRVGDISYAIQNHVAPMGYGVVRELVGHGVGAKLHEKPEVPNYGKRGSGPLLQTGLVLAIEPMVNLGKKDVVQEADGWTIRTKDRKPSAHFEHTVVVRKEKAEILTSFEFIEKALQ, encoded by the coding sequence ATGAGCGGCAGCATTCAATATAAAACCGAAGAAGAAATTGACCTTATTCGTGCCAGTGCTCAACTGCTGGCCAAGGCCCACGGCGAAGTCGCGGGCATGGTAAAAGAAGGAGTGACAACGCGGCAGCTCGATAAGCGCGCGGAGGAATTCATCCGGGACCATGGTGGGTTGCCGTCCTTCAAAGGATACAATAAGTTTCCCTTCAGCCTGTGCCTCTCACCGAATTCGGTAGTAGTGCACGGGTTTGCCACCGATGAGCCGCTGAAGAGCGGCGATATTTTGACGGTGGACTGCGGGGTTTTTCTGAATGGCTTTCATTCAGATAGTGCTTACACTTACCCAATCGGGGAGGTGGCGCCGGAAGTATTGGCTTTGCTACGAGAAACCAAAGCAGCCCTGTACAAAGGCATTGAGCAAGCCGTGAGCGGCAACCGAGTCGGCGACATCAGCTACGCCATCCAGAACCATGTGGCCCCGATGGGTTACGGGGTGGTGCGCGAGTTGGTTGGCCACGGAGTTGGCGCTAAGCTGCACGAGAAGCCTGAGGTGCCGAACTACGGCAAGCGGGGTTCTGGGCCGCTCTTGCAAACGGGTTTGGTGTTGGCCATTGAGCCGATGGTGAACTTGGGCAAGAAGGATGTGGTGCAGGAAGCGGATGGTTGGACCATTCGCACCAAGGACCGCAAACCCTCGGCGCACTTTGAGCACACCGTTGTTGTTAGAAAAGAGAAGGCAGAAATTCTGACCTCCTTTGAATTCATAGAAAAAGCATTGCAGTAG
- the infA gene encoding translation initiation factor IF-1 — translation MAKQASIEQDGTILEALSNAMFRVELENGHQLIAHISGKMRMHYIKILPGDKVKLEMSPYDLSKGRIKYRYK, via the coding sequence ATGGCAAAACAAGCCTCGATTGAGCAGGACGGTACCATCCTCGAAGCCCTCTCTAACGCCATGTTCCGCGTGGAGTTGGAGAACGGCCACCAGCTGATTGCCCACATTTCGGGTAAGATGCGGATGCACTACATCAAGATTCTGCCCGGCGACAAGGTGAAACTGGAAATGTCTCCCTACGACTTGTCGAAGGGCCGCATCAAGTATCGTTATAAATAA
- the rpmJ gene encoding 50S ribosomal protein L36 gives MKVKTSVKKRSVDCKLVRRNGKLYVINKKNPRFKQRQG, from the coding sequence ATGAAAGTAAAAACCTCGGTGAAAAAGCGTAGCGTGGACTGCAAACTGGTCCGCCGTAATGGCAAGCTCTACGTCATCAACAAAAAAAACCCCCGCTTCAAGCAGCGTCAGGGCTAA
- the rpsM gene encoding 30S ribosomal protein S13, translating into MARIAGVDIPDNKRGEIALTYIFGIGRSNSSKILTQAGVDLNKKVKDWTDEESGAVRAIIAAEHKTEGVLRSEVTTNIKRLMDIGCYRGLRHRKGLPVRGQRTKNNSRTRKGKRKTVAGKKKATK; encoded by the coding sequence ATGGCTCGTATCGCAGGGGTTGATATCCCGGACAACAAGCGCGGCGAAATCGCCCTGACTTACATTTTCGGCATTGGCCGGAGCAACTCCAGCAAAATCCTCACGCAGGCTGGTGTTGATTTGAACAAGAAGGTGAAGGACTGGACCGATGAGGAGTCGGGTGCCGTCCGCGCCATCATTGCCGCCGAGCACAAGACTGAGGGCGTGCTGCGCTCGGAAGTAACGACGAACATCAAGCGTTTGATGGACATCGGCTGCTACCGCGGTCTGCGTCACCGCAAAGGCCTGCCGGTTCGTGGTCAGCGTACCAAGAATAACTCGCGTACCCGCAAGGGCAAGCGCAAAACGGTGGCCGGCAAGAAGAAGGCAACGAAATAA
- the rpsK gene encoding 30S ribosomal protein S11, which yields MAQKRKDKAKKRVVVVEQVGQVHIRASFNNIIISITNNNGQVISWASAGKMGFRGSKKNTPYAAQMAMSDCGKVAHDLGMRKAEVFVKGPGSGRESAIRALGNVGIEVTTIRDVTPLPHNGCRPPKRRRV from the coding sequence ATGGCACAAAAAAGAAAAGACAAAGCCAAGAAGCGCGTTGTCGTGGTGGAGCAGGTGGGCCAGGTACACATCCGTGCCTCGTTCAACAACATCATCATCTCCATCACCAACAACAACGGTCAAGTTATTTCGTGGGCTTCGGCCGGCAAGATGGGCTTCCGTGGTTCGAAGAAAAACACGCCCTACGCCGCTCAAATGGCGATGAGCGACTGCGGCAAAGTGGCCCACGACCTGGGCATGCGCAAAGCCGAAGTATTCGTGAAAGGCCCGGGTTCGGGCCGTGAGTCGGCCATCCGCGCCCTCGGCAACGTGGGCATTGAGGTGACCACCATCCGCGACGTAACGCCGCTGCCCCACAACGGCTGCCGCCCCCCCAAGCGTCGTCGCGTTTAG
- the rpsD gene encoding 30S ribosomal protein S4: MARYTGPTSKIARRFNEPIFGPDKALNKKAYPPGQHGRGRRKKQSEYAVQLMEKQKVKYMYGMLEKQFENLFHKAATMPGITGDNLLALLEARLDNTVYRLGIASTRRAARQLVGHKHITVNGEVVNIPSYHLRPGDIVAVREKSKSLEAITTSLSVRNSRQFSWLEWDGKELAGKFTTAPARELIPEKITEQLIVELYSK; the protein is encoded by the coding sequence ATGGCACGTTATACCGGCCCTACCTCAAAAATTGCCCGTCGCTTCAACGAGCCGATTTTCGGCCCCGACAAAGCGCTCAACAAGAAAGCCTATCCTCCGGGTCAGCACGGCCGCGGCCGCCGCAAGAAGCAGTCGGAATACGCCGTGCAGCTGATGGAGAAGCAGAAGGTGAAGTACATGTACGGCATGTTGGAGAAGCAATTCGAAAACCTGTTCCACAAGGCTGCCACCATGCCCGGCATCACCGGCGACAACCTGCTCGCTTTGCTGGAAGCCCGTCTCGACAACACAGTGTACCGTTTGGGTATTGCCTCGACGCGTCGCGCTGCTCGTCAGCTGGTGGGCCACAAGCACATCACCGTGAACGGTGAAGTGGTGAACATTCCTTCGTACCACCTGCGTCCCGGCGACATTGTGGCCGTGCGTGAGAAGTCGAAGTCGCTCGAAGCCATCACCACGAGCCTGTCGGTTCGCAACTCGCGCCAGTTCTCCTGGTTGGAGTGGGACGGCAAGGAGCTGGCTGGCAAATTCACTACTGCCCCCGCCCGTGAACTGATTCCAGAGAAAATCACGGAACAGCTCATCGTCGAATTGTATTCGAAGTAA
- a CDS encoding DNA-directed RNA polymerase subunit alpha produces the protein MSILAFQMPEKVVMEKSDDFTGTFEFKPLEKGYGVTIGNALRRILLSSLEGFAITSVRTSSVLHEFSTIEGVIEDMSEIILNLKMVRFKKVSDAISDKITVRVKGQDTFSGADIAKFASGFEVLNPDHVIAHLDPSVELELELTIARGRGYVPADENKPADQVFGQIAIDAIYTPIKNVKYSIENTRVEQKTDYEKLIIEIQTDGSIHPEEALKGAANILIQHFMLFSDNTMTLEGPRVTEDEPIDEETMQMRKMLKTPLEDMELSVRAKNCLKAADIKTMGELVQLEIADMMKFRNFGKKSLTELENLVEERGLEFGMDLSKYRLDEE, from the coding sequence ATGTCAATCTTAGCTTTTCAGATGCCGGAGAAAGTGGTGATGGAGAAATCCGACGACTTCACCGGGACGTTTGAATTTAAGCCGCTCGAGAAGGGCTACGGCGTCACCATCGGCAATGCGCTGCGTCGCATTCTGTTGTCGTCGCTGGAGGGTTTCGCTATCACGTCGGTGCGCACCAGCAGCGTGCTGCACGAGTTTTCGACCATCGAAGGCGTGATTGAGGACATGTCCGAAATCATCCTGAACCTGAAGATGGTCCGCTTTAAGAAAGTGAGCGATGCCATCTCGGATAAAATTACGGTGCGCGTGAAAGGCCAGGATACCTTCTCGGGTGCCGACATTGCCAAGTTCGCCAGCGGTTTCGAGGTGCTGAACCCCGACCACGTGATTGCCCACCTCGACCCCAGCGTGGAGCTGGAGCTGGAGCTGACGATTGCCCGTGGCCGCGGCTATGTGCCCGCCGACGAGAACAAGCCGGCTGACCAAGTATTCGGCCAAATTGCCATCGATGCCATCTACACGCCCATCAAAAACGTGAAGTACAGCATCGAGAACACCCGTGTGGAGCAGAAGACCGACTACGAGAAGCTCATCATTGAGATTCAGACCGACGGTTCGATTCACCCGGAGGAGGCGCTGAAGGGCGCCGCCAACATCCTCATCCAGCACTTCATGCTGTTCTCGGACAACACGATGACCCTCGAGGGCCCGCGCGTGACCGAAGACGAGCCGATTGATGAGGAAACCATGCAGATGCGCAAGATGCTCAAGACTCCCCTGGAGGACATGGAGCTCAGCGTACGCGCCAAGAACTGCCTCAAGGCCGCCGACATCAAGACGATGGGCGAACTGGTGCAGCTCGAAATTGCCGACATGATGAAGTTCCGCAACTTCGGCAAGAAGAGCCTGACCGAACTCGAAAACCTCGTGGAAGAGCGTGGCCTGGAGTTCGGCATGGACCTGAGCAAGTATCGTCTCGACGAAGAATAG
- the rplQ gene encoding 50S ribosomal protein L17 produces the protein MRHGRKVNQLGRTTAHRHAMLSNMASSLILHKRLTTTVAKAKALRKYVEPMLTKSKEDTTHSRRMVFAALQDKESIKELFGNISGKIANRPGGYTRILKLSDTRLGDNAEMCIIELVDFNETLIESKQAAADKAAAGTTRRSRRGGKKAAGDAATSATEVKGEAVAPAAVVEQSAPADTATETVKDGESREEAKADEAGA, from the coding sequence ATGCGACACGGAAGAAAAGTTAACCAACTGGGCCGTACCACCGCCCACCGCCACGCGATGCTGTCGAACATGGCTTCGTCGCTCATCCTGCACAAGCGTCTGACGACGACGGTGGCCAAAGCCAAAGCCCTGCGTAAGTACGTGGAGCCGATGCTGACCAAGTCGAAGGAAGACACGACGCACTCGCGTCGTATGGTGTTTGCTGCGCTGCAGGACAAAGAGTCCATCAAGGAGCTGTTTGGCAACATTTCGGGCAAGATTGCCAACCGTCCCGGTGGCTATACCCGCATCCTGAAGCTGAGCGATACCCGTCTGGGCGACAACGCCGAGATGTGCATCATCGAGCTGGTGGACTTCAATGAAACCCTGATTGAGTCGAAGCAGGCTGCCGCTGACAAGGCTGCTGCTGGCACTACCCGTCGTTCGCGTCGTGGTGGCAAGAAAGCTGCGGGCGATGCCGCTACTTCGGCTACCGAAGTAAAAGGCGAAGCTGTGGCTCCCGCTGCCGTAGTTGAGCAGTCGGCTCCGGCTGACACGGCTACCGAAACCGTGAAAGACGGCGAGAGCCGCGAAGAAGCTAAGGCTGACGAAGCCGGTGCTTAA
- the eno gene encoding phosphopyruvate hydratase, translating into MSFISQIHARQIFDSRGNPTVEVDVTLDSGVVGRAAVPSGASTGKHEAVELRDDDKSMYMGKGVLKAVDNVNSRIAEELVGFSVYEQALLDKIMLEMDGTPNKANLGANAILGVSLAAARAAAQDAGMPLYRYVGGVGATTLPVPMMNILNGGSHADNSIDFQEFMIMPTGASSFSEALRWGTEIFHHLKNVLKKQGFSTNVGDEGGFAPNIKSNEDAIKIVLQAIETAGYRPGEDVFIAMDAAVSEFYEDGVYHFKKSTGDKLTSSQMVDYWADWMKKYPIISLEDGMDEDDWTGWKALTERVGKQTQLVGDDLFVTNVNRLQRGIDEGIANAILIKVNQIGTLTETIDAINLGRRNGYKSIMSHRSGETEDNTIADLAVALNTGQIKTGSASRSDRMAKYNQLLRIEEELGEVAYFPGKKM; encoded by the coding sequence ATGAGCTTCATTTCGCAAATTCATGCCCGCCAAATTTTTGATTCCCGTGGTAATCCGACGGTAGAAGTGGACGTCACGCTCGATTCGGGCGTGGTGGGCCGCGCCGCGGTGCCCTCGGGCGCCAGCACCGGCAAACACGAAGCCGTAGAGCTGCGCGACGACGACAAGTCGATGTACATGGGCAAAGGCGTGCTCAAGGCCGTGGACAACGTCAATTCCCGCATTGCCGAGGAATTGGTAGGCTTCTCGGTGTATGAGCAGGCCCTGCTCGACAAGATTATGCTGGAGATGGACGGCACGCCCAACAAGGCCAATTTGGGCGCCAACGCCATTCTGGGCGTGAGCCTGGCGGCGGCCCGCGCGGCCGCGCAGGACGCCGGCATGCCGCTGTACCGCTACGTGGGCGGTGTAGGTGCTACCACGCTGCCCGTGCCGATGATGAACATCCTGAACGGCGGCTCGCACGCCGACAACTCCATCGACTTCCAGGAGTTCATGATTATGCCCACGGGCGCGTCGTCGTTCTCGGAGGCTCTGCGTTGGGGCACCGAGATATTTCATCACCTGAAAAACGTGCTCAAGAAGCAAGGCTTCAGCACCAACGTGGGCGATGAGGGCGGTTTTGCGCCGAACATCAAGTCGAACGAGGACGCCATCAAAATTGTGTTGCAGGCCATCGAAACGGCCGGCTACCGCCCGGGTGAGGACGTGTTCATTGCCATGGACGCGGCCGTGTCGGAGTTTTACGAGGACGGCGTGTACCACTTCAAAAAGAGCACCGGCGACAAGCTGACTTCCTCGCAAATGGTGGACTACTGGGCCGACTGGATGAAGAAGTATCCCATCATCAGCCTCGAAGACGGCATGGACGAGGACGACTGGACCGGCTGGAAAGCCTTGACTGAGCGCGTGGGCAAGCAAACCCAGCTGGTGGGCGACGACCTGTTCGTGACCAACGTGAACCGCCTGCAGCGCGGCATCGACGAAGGCATTGCCAACGCCATTCTCATCAAGGTGAACCAGATTGGCACGCTCACCGAAACGATTGACGCCATCAACCTGGGCCGCCGCAACGGCTACAAGAGCATCATGAGCCACCGCTCGGGCGAGACGGAGGACAACACCATCGCCGACCTGGCCGTGGCCCTGAACACCGGCCAGATTAAGACCGGCTCGGCCTCGCGCTCCGACCGCATGGCCAAGTACAACCAACTGCTCCGCATCGAGGAGGAACTAGGCGAAGTGGCCTACTTCCCCGGCAAGAAAATGTAG
- a CDS encoding septum formation initiator family protein encodes MQLPSVIGPVLRVFRSFYFLTGMGFLVWMLVFDANDLGKQFDIYRKWQELRNEKQYYLDNIEVVKKERAELMSSPALLEKFAREKYLMKRPGEDVFVLVPATEE; translated from the coding sequence ATGCAACTACCCTCGGTTATCGGTCCGGTGCTGCGCGTGTTCCGCAGCTTTTATTTCCTCACTGGGATGGGCTTTCTGGTGTGGATGTTGGTGTTTGACGCCAACGACCTGGGCAAGCAGTTCGACATCTACCGCAAGTGGCAGGAGCTGCGCAACGAGAAGCAATACTATCTCGACAACATTGAAGTGGTGAAGAAGGAGCGGGCCGAGCTGATGAGCTCGCCGGCGCTGCTGGAGAAGTTTGCACGGGAGAAATACCTCATGAAGCGGCCGGGCGAGGACGTGTTTGTGCTGGTGCCCGCCACCGAGGAGTAG
- a CDS encoding O-antigen ligase family protein: MDSSRFRSLLLGLFYVSLASLPLSVDWFSARWHFGLMVASEPLMALTVGVLGLGLLAGWVAWPRTTRRLDKLIGLHFGALFLSSVFSSSPLVSAKYFAAVLLYAMFGYGVQRVLRLERTEWFRALGALALGTAALAAYTLAHHATIGISYTVSYFIAQPFLEHGHTNLTVLLEPLVLLLNMVLLFHPRAQSQRGRFSLTAALACVLMVVAFSYSRASYISLLAQALLLLAFSGREAGIRLLLPWAVAGGLVLGAWQVINIVHPHPPTRTKTDLLHELGSVSDFSSTNESNAERMSRWVYSLTLFQQEPVVGVGPGTFPDRYLDFVRHDPAHPNYTPTLRRMNAHNLYLDWLAESGALGFLSGVLLLGYLILRQLRWVFRWQQTPAQVGFTVYTVFFLLHSFTQDFWQEPRVIVLFWLAVGLQRYYGRAAMLASTKPATAPVPSHTPSV; encoded by the coding sequence ATGGATTCTTCGCGTTTTCGCTCGCTGCTGCTGGGGCTGTTCTACGTTTCGCTGGCCAGCCTGCCGCTTTCGGTCGACTGGTTTTCGGCGCGCTGGCACTTCGGGCTGATGGTGGCTTCGGAACCCCTCATGGCCCTCACGGTGGGCGTGCTGGGGCTGGGGCTGCTGGCGGGCTGGGTGGCGTGGCCGCGCACGACGCGCCGCCTCGATAAGCTTATCGGCCTGCACTTCGGCGCGCTGTTTTTGTCCAGCGTCTTTTCCAGTTCGCCGCTGGTGTCGGCCAAGTATTTTGCGGCCGTGCTGCTCTACGCCATGTTTGGCTATGGCGTACAGCGCGTGCTGCGGCTGGAACGCACGGAGTGGTTTCGGGCGCTGGGGGCGCTGGCGCTGGGCACGGCCGCGTTGGCCGCCTACACGTTGGCGCACCACGCCACCATCGGCATTTCCTACACGGTGTCGTATTTCATCGCCCAGCCGTTCCTAGAGCACGGCCACACCAACCTCACAGTGCTGCTCGAGCCCCTGGTGCTGCTCCTGAACATGGTGCTGCTGTTTCACCCGCGGGCCCAAAGCCAGCGGGGGCGCTTTTCCCTCACCGCCGCACTGGCCTGCGTGCTCATGGTGGTGGCGTTTTCGTATTCGCGGGCTTCTTACATCTCCCTGCTGGCGCAGGCGCTGCTGCTGCTGGCCTTTTCGGGGCGCGAGGCGGGCATCCGGCTGTTGCTGCCCTGGGCCGTGGCGGGCGGGCTGGTGCTTGGCGCGTGGCAGGTTATCAACATTGTGCACCCGCACCCGCCCACGCGCACCAAAACCGATTTGCTGCACGAGTTGGGTTCAGTAAGCGACTTCTCCTCGACCAACGAGTCGAACGCCGAGCGCATGAGCCGCTGGGTTTACAGCCTCACGCTGTTTCAGCAGGAGCCCGTGGTGGGCGTTGGCCCAGGCACGTTTCCCGACCGCTACCTCGACTTCGTGCGCCACGACCCCGCCCACCCCAACTACACCCCCACCCTGCGCCGCATGAACGCGCACAACCTCTACCTCGACTGGCTGGCCGAGTCGGGCGCGCTGGGCTTTCTCAGCGGCGTGCTGCTGCTGGGCTACCTCATACTGCGACAGCTGCGGTGGGTGTTTCGCTGGCAGCAAACGCCGGCCCAAGTGGGCTTCACGGTGTACACCGTGTTTTTTCTGCTGCATTCCTTCACGCAGGATTTTTGGCAGGAGCCCCGCGTGATTGTGCTGTTCTGGCTGGCGGTGGGCCTGCAGCGCTATTATGGCCGGGCGGCCATGCTGGCCAGTACGAAACCCGCAACCGCACCGGTACCATCTCACACTCCATCCGTTTAG
- the hscA gene encoding Fe-S protein assembly chaperone HscA: MATVAINLATGSLQQEEIIVGIDLGTTNSLVAYVHPETRQPVAINDLGRGSIVPSVVHFPTDGAEPVVGTEAREFLLTDPQRTIYSVKRLLGKSYRDLGEHAQQLGYKVIDDNSEGLVKIRVDDRFYSPIELSADILRELRARAEHALKTPVNRAVITVPAYFNDSQRQATRDAGRLAGLEVLRIVNEPTAAALAYGIGLDPDEEKTVAVYDLGGGTFDISILRIQQGIFEVLSTNGDTYLGGDDLDRAVVDHWTRTFGLPTSFHTNPHLQQQLRLAAEMAKKYLSQHDDFTTHLTDEAGQNTTVTLTRAQFNDLIRPLVDRTIAACRQALADAKLETKLDAVLLVGGSTRVPLVYEAVSEFFGQPANNSLNPDEVVALGAAIQADILAGNRRDVLLLDVTPLTLGIETLGGLLDPIIPRNSKIPTKAGRQYTTSVDGQVNLKIAVYQGERDLVSQNRKLGEFVLTGIPAMPAGLPKVDVNFLLNADGILKVEAIELRSNTRQQVEIKPQYGLTDEQVEQMLMDSLMNAKEDVATRLLIEARTAAEQLLYQVDNFTRKNRQHLTEEELTATAAQVATVRTALAGTERDPILKAMDELDELTRPYAERVMNISIQQAMAGKKIG; this comes from the coding sequence ATGGCTACAGTCGCTATCAACCTTGCCACCGGCAGCCTCCAGCAAGAAGAAATCATCGTGGGCATCGACCTGGGCACCACCAACAGCCTGGTGGCCTACGTGCACCCCGAAACCCGCCAGCCCGTGGCCATCAACGACCTCGGCCGCGGCAGCATCGTGCCCTCGGTGGTGCACTTCCCCACCGACGGCGCCGAGCCCGTGGTGGGCACCGAAGCTCGCGAGTTCCTGCTCACCGACCCGCAGCGCACCATTTACTCGGTGAAGCGCCTGCTGGGCAAAAGCTACCGCGACCTCGGCGAGCACGCCCAGCAGCTGGGCTACAAGGTCATCGACGACAATTCCGAGGGCTTGGTGAAAATTCGGGTCGACGACCGGTTCTACTCGCCCATCGAGTTGTCAGCCGACATCCTGCGCGAGCTGCGCGCCCGCGCCGAGCACGCCCTCAAAACGCCCGTGAACCGGGCCGTCATCACCGTGCCGGCCTACTTCAACGACTCGCAGCGCCAGGCCACGCGCGACGCCGGCCGCCTGGCGGGCCTCGAAGTGCTGCGCATCGTGAACGAGCCCACGGCCGCCGCCTTGGCCTACGGCATCGGCCTCGACCCCGACGAAGAGAAGACGGTGGCCGTGTACGACCTCGGCGGTGGCACTTTCGACATCAGCATCCTGCGCATTCAGCAGGGCATTTTTGAGGTGCTGAGCACCAACGGCGACACCTACCTGGGCGGCGACGACCTCGACCGCGCCGTGGTGGACCACTGGACCCGCACCTTCGGCCTGCCCACGTCTTTCCACACCAATCCGCACCTGCAGCAGCAATTGCGCCTGGCGGCCGAAATGGCCAAGAAATACCTCAGCCAGCACGATGACTTCACCACCCACCTCACCGACGAGGCCGGCCAGAATACCACCGTCACGCTCACCCGCGCGCAGTTCAACGACCTCATTCGTCCGCTGGTGGACCGCACCATTGCGGCCTGCCGCCAAGCTCTGGCCGATGCCAAGCTCGAAACCAAGCTCGACGCCGTGCTGCTGGTGGGCGGCTCCACCCGCGTGCCGCTGGTGTACGAGGCGGTGTCGGAGTTCTTCGGCCAGCCCGCCAACAACTCGCTGAACCCCGATGAAGTGGTGGCCCTCGGCGCCGCCATTCAGGCCGACATTCTGGCGGGCAACCGGCGCGACGTGCTGCTGCTTGACGTGACCCCGCTCACGCTGGGCATCGAAACGCTGGGCGGCCTGCTCGACCCCATCATCCCGCGCAACTCCAAGATTCCGACCAAAGCCGGTCGCCAATACACCACCAGCGTCGACGGCCAGGTGAATCTGAAAATTGCCGTGTACCAAGGCGAGCGCGACCTCGTGAGCCAGAACCGCAAGCTGGGCGAGTTCGTGCTGACGGGTATTCCGGCCATGCCGGCGGGCCTGCCCAAAGTCGACGTGAACTTTCTGCTCAACGCCGACGGCATCCTGAAAGTAGAAGCCATCGAGCTGCGCTCGAACACGCGCCAGCAGGTTGAAATCAAGCCCCAATACGGCCTCACCGACGAGCAGGTGGAACAAATGCTGATGGACTCGCTGATGAACGCCAAGGAGGACGTGGCCACCCGCCTGCTCATTGAAGCCCGCACGGCCGCCGAGCAGCTGCTGTACCAGGTCGACAACTTCACCCGCAAAAACCGCCAGCACCTCACCGAAGAAGAACTGACGGCCACCGCCGCGCAGGTAGCCACCGTGCGCACGGCCCTGGCCGGCACTGAGCGCGACCCCATCCTGAAGGCCATGGACGAGCTCGACGAGCTGACGCGCCCTTACGCCGAGCGCGTGATGAACATTTCCATTCAGCAGGCCATGGCGGGCAAGAAAATCGGCTAG